A genomic stretch from Lathyrus oleraceus cultivar Zhongwan6 chromosome 2, CAAS_Psat_ZW6_1.0, whole genome shotgun sequence includes:
- the LOC127120554 gene encoding regulator of nonsense transcripts 1 homolog yields the protein MDSQQNNLFDTASQPDTGNDAYTFLEFNTQGEDFDYPEFRDPIRSPVAWPTPSDSLADPSERGGAGSDHQSDASPVSAAPGSATKGRSGSGSGSSSQMVDSLAAGMSGLNFEDTGDDDNYEFGKGDFTEHACRYCGVSNPACVVRCNVPSCRKWFCNSRGNTSGSHIVNHLVRAKHKEVCLHKDSPLGETILECYNCGCRNVFLLGFISAKTESVVVLLCREPCLSVNALKDMNWDLSQWCPLIDDRCFLQWLVKIPSEQEQLRARQISAQQINKVEELWKTNPDASFEDLEKPGVDDEPQSVALKYEDAYQYQNVFAPLIKLEADYDKMMKESQSKDNVTIRWDIGLNKKRVAYFVFPKEDNELRLVPGDELRLRYSGDAAHPSWQSVGHVIKLTAQEEVALELRASQGVPVDVNHGFSVDFVWKSTSFDRMQGAMKTFAVDETSVSGYIYHHLLGHEVEVQMVRNALPRRFGAPGLPELNASQVFAVKSVLQRPISLIQGPPGTGKTVTSAALVYHMAKQGQGQVLVCAPSNVAVDQLAEKISATGLKVVRLCAKSREAVSSPVEHLTLHYQVRHLDTSDKSELHKLQQLKDEQGELSSSDEKKYKALKRATEREISQSADVICCTCVGAGDPRLANFRFRQVLIDESTQATEPECLIPLVLGAKQVVLVGDHCQLGPVIMCKKAARAGLAQSLFERLVLLGVKPIRLQVQYRMHPCLSEFPSNSFYEGTLQNGVTVNERQSTGIDFPWPVPNRPMFFYVQMGQEEISASGTSYLNRTEAANVEKIVTTFLKSGVVPSQIGVITPYEGQRAYIVNYMSRNGALRQQLYKEIEVASVDSFQGREKDYIILSCVRSNEHQGIGFLNDPRRLNVALTRARYGIVILGNPKVLSKQPLWNGLLTHYKEHECLVEGPLNNLKQSMVQFQKPKKIYNERRLFYGGGPGVAANDNFGSGAGTSSDRRSGRGRGSYIPSGPPNGNHKPGLHPAGFPVQRVPLPPFHGGPQSQPYAIPSRGAVHGPVGAVPHVPAPGSRGFGAGRGNSGAPIGNHLPHQQGTQQPIGNMGSTFNFPALENPNSQPSVGGPLSQPGFANNMPVQGAGQSFRDQFSVPGMSQDFLGDDFKSQGSHVPYNVTDFSTQASQSGYAVDYATQGAQGGFPGNFLNQNSQAGYSRFGSGNDFMSQDYMGHGSQGLFTQVGFSDPLQDDATQNHFNVANSNPLQSQMNSLYSQPFAHYNTQPLNMQASQPQPQGQSSQNQKIHYNG from the exons ATGGACTCACAGCAGAACAATCTATTTGACACCGCTTCGCAGCCTGACACAGGTAACGATGCTTACACTTTCCTCGAATTCAACACTCAAGGCGAGGATTTCGATTATCCAGAGTTTCGTGACCCGATTAGGTCACCGGTAGCATGGCCTACGCCCTCCGATTCACTCGCCGACCCCTCTGAAAGAGGCGGAGCTGGGTCTGATCACCAGTCAGATGCCTCGCCGGTTTCTGCTGCTCCCGGAAGCGCGACGAAAGGTAGGTCGGGAAGCGGTAGTGGAAGCAGCAGCCAGATGGTGGATTCGCTTGCGGCAGGGATGAGCGGGTTGAATTTTGAAGATACCGGTGATGATGATAATTATGAGTTTGGTAAAGGGGATTTCACTGAACATGCTTGCCGTTATTGTGGGGTGTCTAATCCAGCTTGCGTCGTTAGGTGCAATGTACCTTCGTGTCGCAAATGGTTCTGTAATTCTAGGGGAAACACTTCTGGATCGCACATCGTTAATCACCTG GTTCGGGCAAAGCACAAGGAAGTCTGTCTGCACAAAGATAGTCCACTGGGAGAGACAATTCTTGAATGCTACAACTGTGGGTGCCGTAATGTGTTTCTCCTTGGATTTATTTCTGCAAAGACAGAAAGTGTAGTTGTTCTTCTTTGTCGTGAACCTTGTTTGAGTGTCAATGCTTTGAAGGATATGAATTGGGACCTTAGTCAATGGTGTCCCTTGATTGATGATAGGTGTTTCTTGCAGTGGCTTGTCAAG ATCCCATCTGAACAGGAGCAGTTAAGGGCACGTCAAATAAGTGCACAGCAAATAAATAAGGTGGAAGAACTGTGGAAGACAAACCCTGATGCTTCGTTTGAAGACCTTGAGAAGCCTGGTGTAGACGATGAGCCTCAGTCTGTGGCTTTGAAATATGAAGATGCATATCAG TATCAAAATGTATTTGCACCTCTCATTAAGCTTGAAGCTGATTATGATAAG ATGATGAAAGAATCACAAAGTAAGGACAACGTTACAATTCGATGGGATATTGGTCTCAATAAGAAGCGTGTTGCATATTTTGTATTTCCAAAG GAAGATAATGAGTTACGGCTCGTACCTGGTGATGAGCTACGTTTGCGTTATTCCGGTGATGCTGCACATCCTTCTTGGCAGTCAGTGGGTCATGTG ATTAAGCTAACTGCACAAGAGGAGGTTGCGTTGGAACTTCGGGCTAGCCAG GGGGTTCCAGTTGATGTCAACCATGGTTTTAGTGTTGATTTTGTCTGGAAAAGTACCAGCTTTGATAGGATGCAAGGAGCTATGAAAACTTTTGCTGTTGATGAGACAAGTGTCAGCGG GTATATATATCACCACTTACTGGGTCATGAAGTTGAGGTTCAGATGGTGCGTAATGCATTGCCTCGTCGCTTTGGTGCTCCAGGGCTTCCAGAACTGAATGCATCTCAA GTGTTTGCTGTCAAGAGTGTTCTTCAGAGGCCTATTAGTTTGATTCAAGGACCACCTGGAACTGGTAAAACTGTAACATCAGCAGCACTTGTATATCACATGGCCAAACAAGGCCAGGGACAG GTTTTGGTTTGTGCACCTAGTAATGTAGCCGTGGACCAGTTGGCTGAAAAAATAAGTGCTACTGGATTGAAG GTTGTGAGGCTTTGTGCAAAGTCAAGGGAAGCTGTGAGTTCACCTGTTGAGCATTTAACTCTTCACTATCAG GTTCGACATCTTGACACATCTGATAAGAGTGAACTTCATAAGTTACAACAGCTGAAGGATGAACAAG GAGAACTTTCTAGCAGTGATGAGAAAAAATACAAAGCACTTAAGCGAGCAACAGAGAGGGAGATTTCTCAGAGTGCTGATGTGATTTGCTGTACATGTGTTGGTGCTGGAGATCCTCGGCTTGCAAATTTTAGATTCCGTCAG GTACTTATTGACGAGTCCACTCAAGCAACAGAACCTGAGTGTCTCATTCCTTTGGTTCTTGGAGCGAAGCAG GTTGTTCTTGTTGGTGATCATTGTCAGCTTGGTCCAGTTATTATGTGCAAGAAAGCAGCCCGTGCTGGGTTAGCACAGTCACTTTTTGAACGCCTTGTTCTACTTGGTGTCAAACCAATTAGGTTGCAG GTTCAGTACCGAATGCATCCATGCCTTTCTGAATTTCCCTCAAACAGTTTTTATGAAGGCACCCTACAAAATGGTGTTACTGTTAACGAGAGGCAATCCACGGGAATTGATTTTCCATGGCCTGTACCAAATCGTCCCATGTTTTTTTATGTTCAG ATGGGACAAGAAGAGATAAGCGCTAGTGGAACATCTTATTTGAATAGGACAGAGGCTGCAAATGTTGAAAAGATTGTAACTACTTTTTTAAAAAGTGGTGTGGTTCCAAGTCAG ATCGGTGTCATAACACCTTATGAGGGGCAAAGAGCTTATATTGTAAACTATATGTCGAGAAATGGTGCTCTTAGGCAGCAACTTTACAAGGAGATTGAG GTTGCTAGTGTTGATTCCTTTCAAGGAAGGGAGAAGGACTATATCATTCTATCATGTGTTAGAAGTAATGAACACCAG GGAATCGGATTCCTGAATGATCCTAGGAGGCTCAATGTTGCTCTGACACGTGCTAGATATGGTATTGTTATACTAGGAAACCCTAAAGTTCTTAGCAAGCAGCCTCTATGGAATGGTTTACTGACTCATTATAAG GAACATGAATGCTTAGTTGAAGGGCCTTTAAATAACTTGAAGCAGAGTATGGTTCAGTTCCAGAAACCCAAAAAG ATTTATAATGAACGTAGGCTTTTTTATGGGGGTGGACCTGGAGTTGCTGCTAATGATAATTTTGGTTCTGGTGCTGGCACAAGTTCAGATCGGAGGAGCGGCCGAGGAAGGG GATCTTATATACCCTCTGGTCCACCAAATGGAAATCACAAACCTGGACTGCATCCTGCTGGGTTTCCTGTGCAAAGGGTTCCATTGCCTCCTTTCCATGGTGGTCCCCAATCTCAACCATATGCCATTCCTTCTCGTGGGGCTGTTCATGGACCTGTTGGGGCAGTTCCTCATGTTCCAGCTCCAGGAAGCCGTGGTTTTGGGGCTGGGAGGGGCAATTCCGGTGCTCCAATTGGCAATCATCTTCCACATCAACAGGGCACACAACAGCCTATTGGGAATATGGGATCCACATTTAATTTCCCTGCATTAGAGAACCCAAACAGCCAGCCATCTGTTGGTGGTCCACTGTCTCAACCTGGCTTTGCTAATAAT ATGCCGGTCCAAGGGGCGGGGCAGTCATTCCGAGATCAATTTTCTGTTCCTGGAATGTCTCAG GACTTCTTGGGTGATGACTTCAAGAGCCAAGGATCTCATGTTCCTTATAATGTAACTGATTTCTCTACACAG GCTTCTCAAAGTGGATATGCTGTTGACTATGCAACACAAGGAGCACAAGGTGGATTCCCAGGGAACTTTCTTAACCAAAATTCTCAAGCTGGATATTCACGCTTCGGTTCTGGAAATGACTTTATGTCTCAG GACTACATGGGCCATGGATCTCAGGGCCTTTTCACTCAGGTGGGGTTCAGTGATCCCTTGCAAGATGATGCAACACAGAACCATTTCAATGTGGCTAATTCTAACCCACTTCAATCACAG ATGAATTCTCTCTACTCCCAGCCATTTGCCCATTACAACACACAGCCACTGAACATGCAAGCTTCTCAACCACAGCCTCAGGGTCAGAGCTCCCAGAATCAAAAAATTCACTACAATGGTTGA